One part of the Rutidosis leptorrhynchoides isolate AG116_Rl617_1_P2 chromosome 1, CSIRO_AGI_Rlap_v1, whole genome shotgun sequence genome encodes these proteins:
- the LOC139863628 gene encoding probable xyloglucan galactosyltransferase GT19: protein MPPPQSTVTIILIILTLTTLPPPSHQQQSDLDSDCTNRWIHIRHLPPPFNLHILNNCSSTHHPFSTNFCPFATNHGLGIKTHNQSHSWFRTDPSLLELFFHRRMLEYPCLTADPTAADAVYLPYYAALDSRHYLYGPDYNSSDQHGRKLANFLRQDSPEIWNNHLGHDHFLVLAGSAWDFSQPLSNGNGESNPRLWGTSFLELPEFFNLTVLTLESRAYPFQEISIPYLTSFHPPNLALFESWIKRVKRSKRTTLMLFAGGGGISSTPNVRRSIRLECEINTKLCNFVDCSNGICEHDPIKFMKPMLHSSFCLQPPGETPTRRSTFDSILAGCIPVFFEDLSAKKQYRWHLPEDKYEEFSVMIPKEDVVFKGVSVVEVLKGIPTSEVRNMRERLIEMIPRIVYRKHGSSLGLRNKKDAFDIAVEGTLQRIKARLEGTSDQ, encoded by the coding sequence ATGCCACCACCACAATCCACCGTCACAATCATCCTCATTATCCTTACCCTAACCACCCTACCACCACCATCACACCAACAACAATCCGATCTAGACTCCGATTGCACCAACCGTTGGATCCACATCCGCCACCTCCCACCACCCTTCAACCTCCACATCCTCAACAACTGCTCCTCCACCCACCACCCATTCTCCACCAATTTCTGCCCTTTCGCCACCAATCACGGCCTCGGTATCAAAACACACAACCAATCACATTCTTGGTTCCGTACTGACCCATCCCTCCTTGAACTTTTCTTCCACCGTCGTATGCTTGAATACCCATGTCTCACCGCCGACCCCACCGCCGCCGACGCCGTCTACCTCCCTTATTATGCCGCCCTTGATTCCCGCCATTACCTCTACGGTCCGGATTACAATTCCTCCGATCAACACGGCCGCAAATTAGCCAACTTTCTCCGGCAAGATTCACCGGAGATCTGGAATAATCATCTGGGTCATGACCATTTTCTTGTTCTCGCCGgaagtgcatgggattttagtcaACCGTTAAGTAACGGTAACGGCGAGAGTAATCCGAGGTTATGGGGTACTTCTTTTCTTGAATTACCTGAATTTTTTAATCTAACGGTGTTAACTTTAGAATCTAGAGCATACCCATTTCAAGAAATTTCAATCCCATATCTAACTTCATTTCATCCCCCAAATTTAGCACTTTTCGAATCATGGATTAAAAGGGTTAAAAGATCTAAAAGAACAACTCTAATGTTATTTGCTGGTGGTGGTGGGATATCGAGTACCCCGAATGTAAGACGCAGTATTCGATTAGAATGTGAAATCAATACAAAATTATGTAACTTTGTTGATTGTTCAAATGGGATTTGTGAACATGATCCAATTAAGTTTATGAAACCAATGTTGCATTCTAGTTTTTGCTTGCAACCTCCTGGTGAGACGCCAACTAGGCGTTCGACGTTTGATAGTATCTTAGCTGGTTGTATACCGGTATTTTTTGAAGATTTGTCGGCGAAAAAGCAGTACAGGTGGCATTTACCGGAGGATAAATACGAGGAGTTTTCGGTTATGATTCCAAAAGAGGATGTGGTATTTAAAGGGGTGAGTGTTGTTGAGGTTTTAAAAGGGATACCAACAAGTGAAGTGAGGAATATGAGGGAGAGATTAATTGAAATGATTCCTAGAATTGTTTACAGGAAACATGGTAGTTCATTGGGTTTAAGGAATAAAAAAGATGCATTTGATATTGCAGTTGAAGGTACACTTCAAAGGATTAAAGCCAGACTTGAAGGTACTAGTGATCAGTGA
- the LOC139863624 gene encoding small ribosomal subunit protein eS10z-like → MIIPEKNRKAISKYLFQEGVCFAKKDYNLAKHPEIDVPNLQVIKLMQSFKSKEYVKETFAWMHYYWYLTNDGIEFLRTYLNLPSDIVPATLKKSAKPLGRPSGGPPGDRPRGPPRFEGDRPRFGDKDGYRGGPRGPPGEFGGEKGGAPADYQPAFNRGAGGRPSFGRGGGGFGGGAPPSSSFS, encoded by the exons ATG ATAATTCCAGAGAAGAATCGCAAGGCAATCTCCAAATACCTCTTTCAAG AGGGTGTTTGTTTTGCAAAAAAAGACTACAATTTAGCTAAGCATCCAGAAATTGATGTTCCTAATTTGCAAGTAATTAAACTTATGCAAAGCTTCAAGTCAAAGGAGTACGTGAAGGAGACGTTTGCCTGGATGCATTACTATTGGTATCTGACTAATGATGGAATTGAGTTTTTAAGAACTTATTTGAATCTTCCATCTGATATTGTTCCTGCTACTTTGAAGAAATCAGCCAAGCCCCTTGGTCGTCCATCTGGTGGACCCCCTGGTGACCGTCCTCG TGGTCCTCCAAGATTTGAAGGGGATAGGCCAAGATTTGGTGATAAAGATGGCTATAGGGGTGGACCGAGAGGGCCTCCTGGGGAATTTGGTGGCGAAAAGGGTGGAGCTCCTGCTGATTACCAGCCTGCTTTTAACAGG GGTGCTGGTGGAAGGCCCAGTTTTGGTCGTGGAGGTGGTGGTTTTGGAGGCGGTGCACCACCAAGCTCAAGCTTTTCTTAA